GTATTGGAAGTCGCAGTTACTTCCTCCTCGCTGGATTGAATCTACTGTGGGTTCCAGTCATCTACCTATTCTACCCCGAGACGCGTAATCGAACTTTGGAGTCCATTGAATATCTTTTCTCGACCTCGAGACCATTTCATTGGGATATGGAGAGAGCTTATCGGCTGTgcaaggagaggaaggatcAGGAACATATTGATGAGCAGGCTATAAAGGCTTCGAGTCAGGATGAAGTTCAGCAGGAGTTTTACGAGTCTATTCCACAATGAAGTATAAAATGAGGATATCTGAGAACGTGTGAATGATTTTCAGCTGATCTACTTTGGGGGAGTTACGTTGAAAGCTTCACGGTATGAATTTCGGGATTTTCTATACCAGAAAGATATAGGGAACACGAAAGAATCAACTCCGAGATTTCTTGAACGAATGTATTATAAGGAGTAGAGGGTCGGCTAGTAGCTGTTCTATAAATACAGGTTAGACATGGAGTATTTGCAAAACAGCTTTGTAGAAGGGTCCTGTGGCGGTGATACCTGGATTCAAGTATGGACGGCTAACGAAGGCAGAGTCgagtacatacagtacatgTATCAAAAGATGTGACAGCAAAATACGCCGTGTATGTTACAGCATAAGATGTCAAGCACTAGCTTGAAGCTAGAACCCGACACGGGAGTTCCCCAACTCTCACTCATCTCCCTACCTTTGGCAGAGCTTCATTTGGTTTCCAACAGGCTTCTCGTTCGAACAACAGTTGTATTCCAGTAACAACCTTATCAACCATAACGAAATGCTTTCTAAACGTGGGGAAACGTATGCCGAGGCCGGGTTGGCTAACGGTTACCTCGGCCATCTAAAAGCCCCCTTCgataaagaaaacaaagaaggcgTTGTGTGTTTCAGCAATGCAGAAAATGTAAAGCAATAATGCAAGCTTCCTTATTGCGATACTAGATATGTACGCGCATTACTAACTGAATGTATGCCAGTTCCTGATGCAAGACGTGATACTGGATTATATTCGCACAAGAGCAGCATCAGGACTTGACCGTACAAGTCTTACATACCATGAAGGCCCCTTCGGCTCCAGACGTCTCCGAGAAGCCATGGCTAAGCTGATTACCACCTACTTTTACCCTGCTTCACCGATCACATCTGACAATATCCTTTTCACGAGCAGCGTAACGAGCCTAAACGCAGTCTGTGCCCTCTGTCTGACCGATCCCAACGATGGGATATTGCTCGGTCAGCCCATCTACAGCTCCTTTGACTGAGACCTCTCCGTTCCCTCCGGCTGCCAACTTATCTACACTTCCTTCCAAGGGGACGATCCATCCGGTCCAAGTGCTGTGATTCAGTATGAAGAGGCCTTTTTAAAAGCacgagatgatgatggggtGTCAGTCCGGGCTCTCCTAATTTGCAACCCTCATAACCCGCTTGGTCGATGCTACCCGCGGGAGACTCTAGAGGCGCTCCTGCAGTTCTGTCAAAAGTATCAGATCCACATTATCAGCGATGAGGTGTACGCATTGTCGGTTTACGAAGAGAATACCTCCACAGATGGCtttatttctcttctatcaatCGAACCGGCCAACAACGGGGTAAATCCTGCCCTGATTCATGTGCTATACGGGATGTCGAAGGATTTCGCCGCGGCGGGTTTACGACTGGGATGTTTGATCAGCCAGAACCAGAACTTCTTGCAGGCGGCATTATCCATAAGGTAAGGGGTTTTCAGCCTTCCATTACCTTCACATAGCAACTATCTTACCTCGGCGCGGCAATGCGGATAACTCATTTAGTCGTTTCCATTGGCCTTCGAATATATCATGCAGTATTGCTACTATCATTCTCGAGGATCAATTT
This window of the Aspergillus oryzae RIB40 DNA, chromosome 8 genome carries:
- a CDS encoding pyridoxal phosphate-dependent aminotransferase (1-aminocyclopropane-1-carboxylate synthase, and related proteins), whose amino-acid sequence is MQDVILDYIRTRAASGLDRTSLTYHEGPFGSRRLREAMAKLITTYFYPASPITSDNILFTSSVTSLNAVCALCLTDPNDGILLDLSVPSGCQLIYTSFQGDDPSGPSAVIQYEEAFLKARDDDGVSVRALLICNPHNPLGRCYPRETLEALLQFCQKYQIHIISDEVYALSVYEENTSTDGFISLLSIEPANNGVNPALIHVLYGMSKDFAAAGLRLGCLISQNQNFLQAALSISNYLTSARQCG